One Streptomyces sp. L2 genomic window carries:
- a CDS encoding SDR family oxidoreductase, with product MGLLDDKVVLVNGGSQGVGAAVARAAVRAGAVVAVSGRRAEPGEALVAELTAAGGRALYVRADLSEAEEAKAAVTEVVRVFGRIDCLVNSAGLTSRGTLLDTTPELFDAHIAVNLRGPFFAMQAAVADMLAREAPGTIVNIITSSAHGGQPFLAPYVAAKAGLAGLTRNAAHAHRWDRIRINGLNIGWTATEGEDATQRAFHGAGDDWREQAAARLPMGRLGRPDEIADVVVLLLSDRSGVVTGSVIDWDQNVLGGLD from the coding sequence ATGGGACTTCTCGACGACAAGGTCGTCCTCGTCAACGGCGGCAGCCAGGGCGTGGGGGCCGCCGTCGCGCGGGCCGCCGTCCGGGCGGGCGCCGTCGTGGCCGTCAGCGGCCGCCGCGCCGAACCTGGTGAGGCCCTGGTGGCCGAGCTGACGGCGGCGGGCGGCCGGGCGCTGTACGTCCGCGCCGACCTGTCCGAAGCCGAGGAGGCCAAGGCGGCGGTGACCGAGGTGGTGCGGGTCTTCGGGCGGATCGACTGCCTGGTGAACTCGGCCGGACTGACCTCCCGGGGCACGCTGCTGGACACCACGCCGGAGCTGTTCGACGCGCACATCGCGGTCAACCTGAGGGGGCCGTTCTTCGCGATGCAGGCGGCGGTCGCCGACATGCTGGCCCGCGAGGCGCCGGGCACGATCGTCAACATCATCACCTCGTCCGCGCACGGCGGGCAGCCCTTCCTCGCCCCGTACGTCGCCGCCAAGGCCGGGCTGGCCGGACTCACCAGGAACGCGGCGCACGCCCACCGCTGGGACCGGATCCGGATCAACGGCCTGAACATCGGCTGGACCGCGACGGAGGGCGAGGACGCCACCCAGCGCGCCTTCCACGGCGCCGGCGACGACTGGCGGGAGCAGGCCGCCGCCCGGCTGCCGATGGGGAGGCTGGGCCGACCGGACGAGATCGCGGACGTCGTCGTCCTGCTGCTGTCCGACCGGTCGGGCGTGGTCACCGGATCGGTGATCGACTGGGACCAGAACGTACTCGGCGGACTCGACTGA